In a genomic window of Streptomyces sp. NBC_01231:
- a CDS encoding EAL domain-containing protein — MSSPPSSTTTLDSAPRVRRVTGPSTTRPPASGSGSSMVRQLVLALVCAGYALGSALGWGSREAALIMGDFGLSAAAGAGAVSCFLYARSRRIRFRPAWMLFALSSTMAALGNLVWGWYEVVLGIEVPSPSYADLFFLCFAPPAIVGLLVLAKRPVTKAGWVCLGLDAWLIGGSLLTLSWSLALAQAARSEGSSVSHAALSLAYPLLDIALVSMVLALHFRRSAVNRTAVNTAIGALALTVMCDALFTSPLLHHTYRSGQLLDAGWFAGSLLLAYAPWAASGSETDADRPPPPGGTRVVREHLPGQRPGPNPHPPAQGDDPSRYPTARPIAGSLAALTPYLAAAVCTLGILYNVLNGRSVDRVVLLTGGTVVLALVVRQGIMLLDNITLTQELAQQENHFRSLVQGSSDVIMIAAPNGILRYVSPAAAGVYGCPAEELVGTELAGLIHPEDLGCVVHEVRRFLAASPLEEPTTRIECRFRSGEGGWLNVESTVNRHHGGLIFNSRDVTERVRLQAQLQHNAEHDPLTDLPNRALFTRRVQQALSGRRASDRGAALRGTAVLFIDLDGFKAVNDTIGHQAGDELLVQAARRLQDAVRHGDTASRLGGDEFAALIVGDGTRDRPARERHILELADRLRTKLSQPFLIDGNDVRVNASIGVAFAEPGLGAGELLRNADLAMYRAKAGGKGRVELYAPQMQQDVVRKAELATRLRAALHDGEFTLLHQPVVCLEDGRITSVSAQARWRSSQGVLFTPAEFLRVAEDSDKTAELGRWMLEEAVEQAAERAAAGLSVPVAVRMGARRLLDRSMPLGSTEALLTRHGLPSGSLVIELADIDPRVSLDELERRLSALRRLGVRIALDGFGSGYAAITALRRLPVDVLRLDRGLVEGVVESARLHKITSGLLRIAGDLGLQSVADGVDLPEQVVALRAMGCTHGQGMAFSGPLDEYRLRQALGSGHCPVPHGPAEPAFAGGGAGVYTTGVVSVLGCGTALRSHNETPVPPT, encoded by the coding sequence GTGAGTTCGCCCCCGTCCTCCACGACCACTCTCGACTCGGCGCCGCGGGTCCGGCGCGTAACCGGCCCGTCGACCACCCGCCCACCGGCTTCGGGCAGCGGATCGAGCATGGTCCGCCAACTCGTGCTGGCCCTGGTGTGCGCCGGATACGCCCTGGGTTCCGCGCTCGGCTGGGGCTCGCGCGAAGCCGCCCTGATCATGGGTGACTTCGGGCTCAGTGCCGCGGCGGGCGCCGGGGCCGTCTCCTGTTTCCTCTACGCCCGCAGCCGCCGGATCCGCTTTCGACCCGCGTGGATGCTGTTCGCCCTCTCCTCGACGATGGCGGCCCTGGGCAACCTGGTGTGGGGGTGGTACGAGGTCGTCCTCGGTATCGAGGTGCCCAGCCCCAGCTACGCAGACCTGTTCTTCCTGTGCTTCGCGCCACCCGCCATCGTGGGACTGCTGGTGCTCGCCAAGCGGCCGGTGACGAAGGCGGGTTGGGTCTGTCTCGGCCTGGACGCCTGGCTGATCGGCGGCTCCCTGCTCACGCTCTCCTGGAGCCTGGCCCTCGCGCAGGCGGCCAGGTCCGAGGGGTCGAGCGTTTCGCACGCCGCGCTCTCGCTCGCCTATCCGCTGCTGGACATCGCCCTGGTCAGCATGGTGCTCGCCCTGCACTTCAGGCGCTCGGCGGTGAACCGGACGGCGGTCAACACCGCGATCGGGGCGCTCGCCCTGACCGTGATGTGCGACGCCCTGTTCACCTCGCCATTGCTGCACCACACGTACCGCTCCGGACAGCTGCTCGACGCCGGCTGGTTCGCCGGCTCGCTGCTGCTCGCGTACGCCCCCTGGGCCGCGTCGGGGTCCGAAACCGACGCCGACCGTCCACCCCCGCCCGGGGGGACCCGCGTGGTGCGCGAGCACCTGCCCGGACAGCGCCCCGGCCCGAACCCCCATCCCCCCGCGCAGGGAGATGATCCCAGCCGGTACCCGACCGCCCGGCCCATCGCCGGCTCCCTGGCCGCCCTCACGCCCTACCTCGCCGCCGCCGTCTGCACCCTGGGGATCCTCTACAACGTCCTCAACGGCCGCAGCGTCGACCGCGTGGTGCTGCTCACCGGCGGGACGGTGGTGCTCGCTCTCGTGGTGCGCCAAGGCATCATGCTGCTCGACAACATCACCCTCACCCAGGAACTGGCGCAGCAGGAGAACCACTTCCGTTCCCTGGTGCAGGGCTCCAGCGACGTCATCATGATCGCCGCGCCCAACGGCATCCTGCGTTACGTCTCCCCGGCCGCCGCCGGAGTGTACGGGTGCCCCGCCGAGGAGCTCGTCGGCACGGAGCTGGCCGGACTCATCCACCCGGAGGACCTGGGCTGCGTGGTGCACGAGGTGCGCCGCTTCCTCGCCGCCAGCCCCCTGGAGGAACCCACCACACGCATCGAATGCCGCTTCCGGTCCGGCGAGGGCGGTTGGCTCAATGTCGAGTCCACGGTCAACCGTCACCACGGCGGCCTCATCTTCAACAGCCGGGACGTGACCGAGAGGGTCCGACTGCAGGCGCAGCTCCAGCACAACGCCGAGCACGACCCGCTGACCGACCTGCCCAACCGCGCCCTGTTCACCCGGCGCGTCCAGCAGGCTCTGTCCGGCCGCCGCGCCTCGGACCGGGGCGCCGCATTGCGCGGCACGGCCGTGCTCTTCATCGACCTGGACGGCTTCAAGGCCGTCAACGACACGATCGGGCACCAGGCCGGCGACGAGCTGCTGGTCCAGGCCGCCCGCAGGCTCCAGGACGCCGTCCGGCACGGGGACACCGCGTCCCGGCTCGGCGGCGACGAGTTCGCGGCCCTGATCGTCGGCGACGGCACCCGTGACCGCCCCGCCCGCGAACGTCACATCCTGGAGCTCGCCGACCGCCTCCGGACCAAGCTCTCGCAGCCGTTCCTCATCGACGGCAACGATGTCCGGGTCAACGCGTCCATCGGCGTCGCCTTCGCCGAACCGGGCCTCGGCGCGGGCGAACTGCTGCGCAACGCGGACCTCGCGATGTACCGCGCCAAGGCGGGCGGCAAGGGCCGAGTCGAGTTGTACGCCCCACAGATGCAGCAGGACGTCGTACGGAAGGCCGAGCTGGCCACGCGTCTGCGGGCGGCGCTGCACGACGGAGAGTTCACGCTGCTGCACCAGCCGGTGGTGTGCCTGGAGGACGGCCGGATCACCTCGGTCTCCGCCCAGGCGCGCTGGCGCTCCTCCCAGGGCGTGCTGTTCACGCCCGCCGAGTTCCTGCGGGTGGCCGAGGACAGCGACAAGACCGCCGAGCTGGGGCGCTGGATGCTGGAGGAGGCCGTCGAGCAGGCGGCCGAGCGGGCGGCGGCGGGCCTGTCCGTACCGGTGGCGGTCCGGATGGGCGCGCGCCGGCTGCTGGACCGCTCGATGCCGCTCGGCTCGACCGAGGCTCTGCTGACCCGGCACGGACTGCCGTCCGGCTCCCTGGTGATCGAGCTGGCCGACATCGACCCCCGGGTCTCCCTGGACGAGCTGGAGCGTCGACTGAGCGCGTTGCGCAGGCTCGGGGTCCGGATCGCTCTGGACGGCTTCGGAAGCGGATACGCGGCGATCACGGCTCTCAGGCGACTCCCGGTCGACGTGCTGAGACTCGACCGCGGTCTGGTCGAAGGTGTCGTCGAGTCCGCGCGGCTGCACAAGATCACCAGTGGGCTGTTGAGGATCGCCGGGGATCTCGGGTTGCAGTCGGTGGCGGACGGCGTGGACCTGCCGGAGCAGGTCGTGGCGCTGCGCGCGATGGGCTGCACCCACGGGCAGGGCATGGCGTTCTCGGGTCCGCTGGACGAGTACCGGCTGCGCCAGGCGCTGGGTTCCGGCCACTGCCCGGTGCCGCACGGCCCGGCCGAGCCCGCGTTCGCGGGCGGCGGCGCGGGGGTGTACACCACAGGCGTGGTGTCGGTTCTCGGATGCGGCACGGCCCTCCGTTCACATAATGAGACTCCCGTCCCACCCACTTGA
- a CDS encoding aldo/keto reductase yields the protein MERRTIGAAALAVGAVGLGCMPMSWAYSGSRQRGEESIRAVHRALDLGSTLLDTADMYGPFTNELLIGRALKERRQDAFVSTKVGLLVGEQHIVANGRPGYVRRACDASLRRLQTDVIDLYQLHRADPEVPVEETWGAMAELVRAGKVRSLGLCAMGPRGGRRSEGGLHDTTIRQLRRVQQVFPVSAVQAELSVWSPEAAWSLLPWCEARGIGFLAAMPLGNGFLTGTLTPGEGFERDDLRARHPRFTAEMMAANQPIVAGLRRVARRHGADVTPAQVALAWVLAQARHVVPVPGAKQERWVTDNARAATLRLTAQDLAEVAELPRAQGSWD from the coding sequence GTGGAGCGCAGGACGATCGGCGCGGCGGCGCTCGCGGTGGGAGCCGTCGGACTCGGGTGCATGCCGATGAGCTGGGCGTACAGCGGGTCACGGCAGCGCGGCGAGGAGTCGATCAGGGCCGTGCACCGGGCGCTGGACCTGGGCTCGACGCTCCTGGACACGGCCGACATGTACGGCCCGTTCACCAACGAGCTGCTGATCGGGCGGGCGCTGAAGGAACGGCGCCAGGACGCCTTCGTGTCGACCAAGGTCGGCCTGCTGGTCGGCGAGCAGCACATCGTGGCCAACGGCCGCCCGGGCTATGTGCGACGGGCCTGCGACGCCTCCCTGCGCCGACTGCAGACCGACGTCATCGACCTCTACCAGCTGCACCGCGCGGACCCCGAGGTTCCGGTCGAGGAGACCTGGGGTGCGATGGCGGAGCTCGTGCGGGCCGGAAAGGTGCGGTCGTTGGGGCTGTGCGCGATGGGTCCGCGAGGTGGCCGCCGGTCCGAGGGCGGACTGCACGACACGACGATCCGGCAGCTGCGGAGGGTCCAGCAGGTCTTCCCGGTGAGCGCGGTGCAGGCGGAGCTGTCGGTGTGGTCGCCGGAGGCCGCGTGGTCGCTGCTGCCGTGGTGCGAGGCCCGCGGCATCGGTTTCCTGGCCGCGATGCCGCTCGGCAACGGCTTCCTGACCGGCACGCTCACGCCGGGCGAGGGCTTCGAACGGGACGACCTGCGGGCCCGCCACCCCCGCTTCACCGCGGAGATGATGGCCGCCAACCAGCCGATCGTGGCCGGCCTGCGCCGGGTGGCCCGCCGCCACGGCGCGGACGTCACTCCGGCTCAGGTGGCCCTGGCCTGGGTCCTCGCCCAGGCCAGGCATGTGGTCCCGGTGCCCGGTGCCAAGCAGGAGCGCTGGGTGACGGACAACGCACGGGCGGCGACCCTGCGCCTGACGGCCCAGGACCTGGCGGAAGTGGCGGAGCTCCCACGGGCACAGGGATCCTGGGACTAG
- a CDS encoding GNAT family N-acetyltransferase: protein MYAISLGDDGAELRPLEPWHAEEFLAHLDRGREFINRFIPFGEKATDLDGARDMLQRYADLRAADSASLHGLWLEGKLVGGVLFLNFDAENGNCEVGCWLEPAGTGHGLVTRAMRVLLDFAIERRGMHRVEWIAAVDNLPSLNVARRLGMTREGVRRSSYPHHGVRLDLEVWSILAPEWRAARARAAHSDH from the coding sequence ATGTACGCGATATCCCTGGGTGACGACGGAGCCGAACTGCGTCCCCTGGAGCCTTGGCACGCCGAGGAGTTCCTGGCCCACCTGGACCGGGGGCGCGAGTTCATCAACCGTTTCATTCCGTTCGGCGAGAAGGCCACGGACCTGGACGGCGCCCGCGACATGCTCCAGCGGTACGCCGACCTGCGCGCCGCCGACAGCGCCTCCCTGCACGGCCTGTGGCTGGAGGGGAAGCTCGTCGGCGGGGTGCTCTTCCTGAACTTCGACGCGGAGAACGGCAACTGCGAGGTCGGCTGCTGGCTGGAACCCGCCGGTACCGGGCACGGTCTGGTCACCCGGGCGATGCGGGTGCTCCTCGACTTCGCGATCGAGCGGCGCGGCATGCACCGGGTCGAGTGGATCGCCGCCGTGGACAACCTCCCCAGCCTGAACGTGGCCCGGCGCCTGGGCATGACCCGGGAAGGGGTGCGGCGGTCGAGCTACCCGCACCACGGCGTACGACTCGATCTCGAGGTGTGGTCCATCCTCGCCCCCGAGTGGCGCGCGGCACGCGCGCGTGCCGCACACAGCGATCATTAA
- a CDS encoding PQQ-dependent sugar dehydrogenase — MVQHRAVPAALAAAALLLTAGCSSDGGGGGPSSGADSPTPSRTASGSSPSREPAEQAPPAKGSVKVVRTVTEGLDSPWGLAPLPDGDLLVSSRDEGTITWIDGQSGKKTELGEVPGVSPAGEGGLLGIAISPDYASDHMVYAYFTSASDNRVVRMLYDEKKPSGEQLGAPDTIFKGIPKGVIHNGGRIAFGPDRMLYAGTGESGDTGLSQDTKSLGGKILRLTPEGEPAPGNPFPDSPVYSYGHRNVQGLAWDSKQRLFASEFGQDTWDELNAIKPGGNYGWPDAEGRSDSSEYQNPVAQWRTDDASPSGIAYAEGSVWMAGLKGQRLWRIPLKGTAASADPQAFLQGDYGRLRTVVSAGGDKLWLVTSNTDGRGDPKDGDDRILEIQVR, encoded by the coding sequence ATCGTGCAACACCGAGCTGTACCGGCCGCGTTGGCCGCGGCCGCCCTCCTGCTGACGGCCGGATGCTCGTCCGACGGCGGAGGCGGCGGACCGTCGTCCGGCGCCGACAGCCCCACACCTAGTCGTACGGCTTCGGGGTCGTCGCCCTCCCGGGAACCCGCTGAGCAGGCACCCCCCGCCAAGGGTTCGGTGAAGGTGGTGCGCACCGTCACGGAAGGCCTCGACAGCCCCTGGGGCCTGGCCCCCCTCCCGGACGGCGATCTGCTCGTCTCGTCCCGCGACGAGGGCACGATCACCTGGATCGACGGGCAGTCGGGCAAGAAGACCGAGCTGGGCGAGGTGCCGGGGGTCTCCCCGGCGGGTGAGGGCGGCCTGCTCGGCATCGCGATCTCCCCGGACTACGCCTCGGACCACATGGTCTACGCCTACTTCACCTCGGCCTCCGACAATCGCGTCGTCCGCATGCTGTACGACGAGAAGAAGCCCTCCGGCGAGCAACTGGGCGCGCCCGACACGATCTTCAAGGGCATCCCCAAGGGCGTGATCCACAACGGCGGCCGGATCGCCTTCGGCCCGGACCGGATGCTGTACGCGGGCACCGGCGAGAGCGGGGACACCGGCCTGTCCCAGGACACCAAGTCGCTGGGCGGCAAGATCCTCCGGCTGACCCCGGAGGGCGAACCGGCGCCGGGCAACCCCTTCCCGGACTCCCCCGTGTACTCGTACGGCCACCGCAATGTGCAGGGTCTGGCCTGGGATTCCAAGCAGCGCCTGTTCGCCTCGGAGTTCGGCCAGGACACCTGGGACGAACTGAACGCGATCAAGCCGGGCGGGAACTACGGCTGGCCGGACGCGGAGGGCAGGTCGGACAGCTCCGAGTACCAGAACCCGGTGGCCCAGTGGCGCACGGACGACGCCTCCCCGAGCGGCATCGCCTACGCCGAGGGTTCCGTCTGGATGGCAGGCCTGAAGGGCCAGCGTCTGTGGCGCATCCCCCTCAAGGGCACGGCGGCCTCGGCCGACCCTCAGGCCTTCCTCCAGGGCGATTACGGCCGGCTGCGCACGGTGGTATCGGCAGGCGGCGACAAGCTGTGGCTGGTGACCAGCAACACGGACGGCCGCGGGGACCCGAAGGACGGGGACGACCGGATCCTGGAGATACAGGTGCGCTGA
- a CDS encoding 2-hydroxyacid dehydrogenase has protein sequence MTAADVWLPVPPEEIEGIPEGLNYRFWNGEEDFPADPADCVYYVVPYMKPVEVVLRPMPRLSSVQVVQTLSAGTDAVEPGLTHLRPGVRLCNARGVHEASTAELALTLVLASLRGVPGFVRAQDRGEWRGGFRPALADRNVLVVGYGSIGSAIEDRLVPFEVARVARVARSGRTTARGPVHPLTELPSLLPEADVVILSTPLSETTRHLVNADFLARMKDGALLVNVARGPVVDTKALLAELESGRLTAALDVTDPEPLPPGHPLWHAPGVLISPHVGGPTSAFLPRAKRLLVDQLNRFVNQEPLRNVILTTGATGA, from the coding sequence ATGACTGCTGCTGATGTGTGGCTCCCCGTTCCGCCGGAGGAGATCGAGGGAATCCCCGAGGGCCTGAACTACCGCTTCTGGAACGGGGAGGAGGATTTTCCCGCGGACCCCGCCGACTGCGTCTACTACGTGGTCCCCTACATGAAGCCCGTCGAGGTCGTGCTGCGACCGATGCCGCGTTTGAGCTCGGTGCAGGTCGTGCAGACCCTGTCGGCGGGCACCGACGCCGTCGAGCCGGGCCTCACGCACCTGCGCCCCGGCGTGCGGCTGTGCAATGCCCGCGGGGTGCACGAGGCGAGCACGGCCGAACTCGCGCTCACGCTGGTCCTCGCCTCGCTGCGCGGCGTACCGGGCTTCGTCCGCGCCCAGGACCGGGGGGAGTGGCGCGGCGGGTTCCGGCCCGCGCTGGCGGACCGGAACGTCCTGGTCGTGGGATACGGCTCGATCGGATCAGCGATCGAGGACCGGCTCGTTCCGTTCGAGGTGGCGCGTGTGGCGCGCGTCGCGCGCTCCGGGCGCACCACGGCGCGCGGACCCGTGCACCCACTCACCGAACTCCCCTCCCTGCTGCCGGAGGCGGACGTCGTGATCCTGTCCACACCGCTCAGCGAGACCACCCGCCACCTGGTGAACGCCGACTTCCTGGCCCGTATGAAGGACGGCGCGCTGCTGGTCAACGTGGCCCGCGGCCCCGTCGTCGACACCAAGGCGCTGCTCGCCGAGCTCGAGAGCGGCCGCCTCACCGCCGCCCTCGACGTCACCGACCCCGAGCCGCTGCCCCCGGGCCACCCCCTGTGGCACGCGCCCGGCGTGCTCATCAGCCCCCACGTCGGCGGACCCACGTCCGCGTTCCTGCCGCGCGCCAAGCGGCTCCTCGTGGACCAGTTGAACCGATTCGTGAACCAGGAGCCGCTGCGCAACGTGATCCTCACGACGGGCGCAACCGGCGCCTGA
- a CDS encoding DUF6191 domain-containing protein, which translates to MFNMFEELFAPGRKHTRDEQNRLELTREDVGDGDPGHGPIDLTSGKVVVRPPKPDEEPFSRE; encoded by the coding sequence GTGTTCAACATGTTCGAGGAACTGTTCGCACCGGGCCGCAAGCACACCCGCGACGAGCAGAACCGGCTGGAACTCACCCGGGAGGACGTCGGAGACGGCGATCCCGGGCACGGGCCCATAGACCTCACGTCCGGGAAGGTCGTCGTACGACCGCCGAAGCCGGACGAGGAGCCCTTCTCGCGGGAGTGA
- a CDS encoding AAA family ATPase has translation MLGPVETRSISPVFVGRTDELDTLNDALARAAAGEPQALLLGGEAGVGKTRLVEEFATAACRRGAVVALGGCVEIGADGLPFAPFSTALRALRRELPDELAAAAAGQEEELARLLPELGETGPGRHDEEGMARLFELTARLLERVAADRTVVVVLEDLHWADASTRHLLSYLFRTLRTGRLVVLATYRADDIHRRHPLRPLLAELDRLRTVRRIELGRFNRAEVGRQIAGILASEPDPIQADDIFERSDGNAFFVEELAVAAHEGSCTGLTDSLRDLLLVRVEGLPESAQRVARIVAEGGSTVEYRLLAAVARFAEDDLIEALRAAVGANILLAAPGGDGYRFRHSLVREAVSDDLLPGERSRLNRRYAEALEADPTLVPAGERVMRLASYWYHAHDAAKALPAVLAASVTARRRHAYSEQLGLLERAMELWDTAPEDVRARLRPVDYTEVYPPCGRDPATTPLRYLDLMAEAAVAGRLCGERERALKIIKRALRLLGDEGDPLRAAWFWTQRSRLVQAQSRGDGWAELATAQDLVRGLPPSEVHAEVLASVANWSMVHAPGPDAFTAAERAVEYARMLGVRDTEMNARLTLGGLMVEAGDVAAGLAEMSEVKDRTVEYGISTIAGRAYVNLPDALESVGRSKEAVPVLEEGLAHAQKFGLLDAEAWIWGNLAESLYSLGRWDQAAEAGTKAERVGQSAKPHGFHATLRAELALDRGDLAAAAGHLTAARGHFGNHDRAPQHELPLVRIAIGIAAAEGRLLDARAELARALAAGFPPGTQRYVWRMLLASAATEADARDLPTVGPGRPEILERIRVTAKPLTTHVPVWQAYERWVRAELLRAEGAARADTWAQVVTAFEALERPYDLARVRHRLAEALLLSGEGDDDRDRATELLRLAHAAAEHLGARPLAVSTARLAQRARLSLTGARPLKGGRTATDGGADDGTPEDPARALGLTGRERDVLRLVSAGRTNRQIAEELFISPKTASVHVSNILGKLGVSGRGEAAAVAHRLGLFAADVSHVPTSG, from the coding sequence ATGCTCGGGCCCGTGGAGACCAGGTCCATCAGTCCCGTGTTCGTCGGCCGCACCGATGAACTGGACACGTTGAACGACGCGCTCGCCCGTGCCGCCGCGGGCGAGCCGCAGGCGTTACTCCTCGGCGGCGAGGCCGGGGTCGGCAAGACCCGCCTGGTCGAGGAGTTCGCCACCGCCGCCTGCCGCCGGGGTGCCGTCGTCGCACTCGGCGGCTGTGTCGAGATCGGCGCCGACGGACTGCCGTTCGCCCCCTTCTCCACCGCCCTGCGTGCCCTGCGCCGCGAACTGCCGGACGAACTCGCGGCCGCGGCCGCCGGCCAGGAGGAGGAACTGGCCCGGCTGCTGCCCGAACTCGGCGAGACGGGCCCCGGACGGCACGACGAGGAGGGCATGGCCCGCCTCTTCGAACTCACCGCCCGGCTGCTGGAACGCGTCGCCGCCGACCGCACGGTCGTCGTCGTCCTGGAGGACCTGCACTGGGCCGACGCCTCCACCCGCCACCTCCTCTCCTACCTCTTCCGCACTCTGCGCACCGGCCGCCTCGTCGTCCTCGCCACCTACCGCGCCGACGACATCCACCGCCGCCACCCGCTGCGCCCCCTCCTCGCCGAACTCGACCGGCTGCGCACCGTCCGCCGTATCGAACTCGGCCGCTTCAACCGTGCCGAGGTCGGCCGCCAGATCGCCGGCATCCTCGCCTCCGAACCCGACCCGATCCAGGCCGACGACATCTTCGAACGCTCCGACGGCAACGCCTTCTTCGTCGAGGAACTCGCCGTCGCCGCCCACGAGGGCTCCTGCACCGGCCTCACCGACTCCCTGCGAGACCTGCTCCTGGTGCGCGTCGAGGGACTCCCGGAGAGCGCCCAGCGGGTCGCCCGGATCGTCGCCGAGGGCGGCTCCACCGTCGAGTACCGGCTGCTCGCCGCCGTGGCCCGGTTCGCCGAGGACGACCTCATCGAGGCCCTGCGGGCGGCCGTGGGGGCCAACATCCTTCTCGCCGCGCCCGGTGGCGACGGCTACCGCTTCCGCCACTCGCTGGTCCGCGAGGCCGTCAGCGACGACCTGCTGCCCGGCGAACGCTCCCGCCTCAACCGCCGCTACGCCGAAGCCCTGGAGGCCGACCCCACGCTCGTCCCGGCCGGCGAACGCGTGATGCGCCTGGCCAGTTACTGGTACCACGCCCACGACGCCGCCAAGGCCCTGCCCGCCGTCCTGGCCGCCTCCGTCACCGCACGCCGCCGGCACGCCTACTCCGAACAACTGGGGCTGCTGGAACGCGCGATGGAACTGTGGGACACCGCCCCCGAGGACGTCCGCGCGCGACTGCGCCCCGTCGACTACACCGAGGTCTATCCGCCCTGCGGCCGCGACCCGGCGACCACTCCGCTCCGCTACCTCGACCTGATGGCCGAGGCAGCCGTCGCCGGACGGCTGTGCGGGGAACGCGAACGCGCCCTGAAGATCATCAAGCGGGCGCTGCGACTGCTGGGCGACGAGGGCGACCCGCTGCGCGCCGCCTGGTTCTGGACCCAGCGCTCCCGCCTTGTCCAGGCGCAGTCCCGCGGCGACGGCTGGGCCGAACTGGCCACCGCCCAGGACCTCGTACGCGGGCTGCCGCCCTCGGAGGTGCACGCCGAGGTCCTCGCCAGCGTGGCCAACTGGTCCATGGTGCACGCCCCCGGCCCCGACGCCTTCACGGCCGCCGAACGCGCGGTGGAGTACGCGCGGATGCTCGGCGTCCGCGACACCGAGATGAACGCCCGCCTCACGCTCGGCGGCCTCATGGTCGAGGCCGGTGACGTGGCGGCGGGCCTCGCCGAAATGTCCGAGGTCAAGGACCGAACGGTGGAGTACGGCATCTCCACCATCGCCGGCCGTGCCTATGTGAACCTGCCCGACGCCCTCGAATCCGTCGGCCGCTCCAAGGAGGCCGTGCCGGTCCTGGAGGAGGGACTCGCCCACGCCCAGAAGTTCGGCCTGCTGGACGCCGAGGCCTGGATCTGGGGCAACCTCGCCGAGAGCCTCTACTCCCTGGGCCGCTGGGACCAGGCCGCCGAAGCGGGCACCAAGGCCGAACGCGTCGGCCAGAGCGCCAAGCCCCACGGCTTCCACGCCACCCTCCGCGCCGAACTCGCCCTCGACCGAGGGGACCTGGCCGCCGCCGCAGGCCATCTGACCGCCGCCCGCGGCCACTTCGGGAACCACGACCGCGCTCCCCAGCACGAACTGCCCCTCGTGCGCATCGCGATCGGTATCGCCGCCGCCGAGGGCCGCCTCCTCGACGCCCGCGCCGAACTCGCGCGCGCCCTGGCCGCCGGCTTCCCGCCCGGCACCCAGCGCTACGTCTGGCGGATGCTGCTCGCCTCGGCCGCCACGGAAGCCGACGCGCGCGACCTGCCCACCGTCGGCCCCGGCCGCCCCGAGATCCTCGAACGCATCCGCGTCACAGCCAAGCCCCTGACCACCCATGTCCCGGTATGGCAGGCCTACGAGCGCTGGGTCCGCGCCGAGCTGCTACGAGCCGAGGGCGCCGCCCGAGCGGACACCTGGGCGCAGGTCGTCACCGCCTTCGAGGCCCTGGAGCGCCCCTACGATCTCGCCCGCGTCCGGCACCGCCTCGCCGAGGCCCTCCTGCTGTCGGGGGAGGGCGACGACGACCGGGACCGCGCCACGGAACTGCTGCGCCTGGCCCACGCAGCCGCCGAACACCTCGGCGCGCGTCCCCTGGCCGTATCCACCGCCCGCCTGGCCCAGCGCGCCCGCCTCAGCCTCACCGGCGCCCGCCCCCTGAAGGGCGGCCGGACCGCCACCGACGGCGGGGCCGATGACGGCACCCCGGAAGACCCGGCCCGCGCCCTCGGCCTCACCGGCCGGGAACGCGACGTCCTGCGCCTGGTCTCCGCCGGCCGCACCAATCGCCAGATAGCCGAGGAGCTGTTCATCTCCCCGAAGACGGCCAGCGTCCACGTCTCGAACATCCTGGGCAAGCTCGGCGTCTCGGGCCGGGGCGAGGCGGCGGCGGTGGCACATCGTCTGGGACTGTTCGCGGCCGATGTCTCCCATGTGCCGACCTCCGGCTGA